The Yersinia intermedia genome window below encodes:
- a CDS encoding helix-turn-helix domain-containing protein: protein MNKDWHKQDILAAIRKEKGSLAALSRESGLSPSTLANALTRPWPKGEVIIADAIGVSPREIWPSRFIDYRGRVIIRRVRKTQI from the coding sequence ATGAATAAAGATTGGCATAAGCAAGATATTTTAGCAGCAATAAGGAAAGAAAAAGGTTCTCTTGCCGCATTATCAAGAGAAAGCGGACTTTCTCCAAGTACATTAGCCAATGCGCTGACACGCCCGTGGCCGAAGGGTGAAGTGATTATTGCCGACGCTATCGGTGTTTCCCCTCGAGAGATATGGCCAAGCAGATTTATTGATTATCGGGGGCGTGTAATTATTCGAAGAGTAAGGAAAACGCAAATTTAA
- a CDS encoding helix-turn-helix transcriptional regulator codes for MDKTLLNSLKMLMPFWENSSEAWGVKDNKSVFIYANDRFGKLLGLPDKFNVEGRLDGELPAPTAEFQTEFQEHDRQAILSKERATTIEIHAFERRSYFQPYFCDKYPLIDKNGISQGLIFHARPVEDIILTHLNKIKVPTSLIFTPPSESFTKREWEVLFYILHAFSSPDIAKKLNLSTRSVCNIIQNIYRKAGVTSKKQVIEYCYEKKINNYVPQSFFEYSGSFPLAGKGNVNLMGK; via the coding sequence ATGGATAAAACACTACTAAACTCGCTTAAAATGTTAATGCCATTTTGGGAAAATAGTTCAGAAGCTTGGGGGGTTAAGGATAACAAATCAGTGTTTATTTATGCAAATGATAGGTTTGGTAAATTATTAGGCTTACCTGATAAATTTAATGTAGAAGGGCGATTAGATGGCGAACTTCCTGCACCAACAGCAGAGTTTCAGACTGAATTTCAGGAACATGACCGTCAGGCAATATTATCGAAAGAACGTGCGACAACGATTGAAATCCATGCATTTGAGCGACGTTCCTATTTTCAACCTTACTTTTGTGATAAGTATCCATTAATAGATAAAAACGGCATTTCACAGGGGCTTATTTTTCATGCAAGGCCAGTAGAAGATATAATATTAACGCATTTAAATAAAATAAAAGTCCCCACCTCACTTATCTTTACCCCGCCATCAGAGTCATTTACCAAAAGAGAGTGGGAGGTGTTATTTTATATTTTACATGCTTTTTCAAGCCCTGACATTGCTAAAAAGCTTAATTTATCAACCAGATCAGTCTGCAATATAATTCAAAATATCTATAGAAAGGCCGGTGTGACCAGTAAAAAACAGGTTATAGAATATTGTTATGAGAAGAAAATTAATAACTATGTACCACAAAGTTTCTTTGAATACTCAGGTTCTTTTCCGCTTGCGGGGAAAGGTAACGTAAATTTAATGGGAAAGTAA
- a CDS encoding helix-turn-helix transcriptional regulator, producing the protein MDKTLLNSLEVLIRFWEHSSEPWGVKDNQSRFIYANNRFNKLLALPDNYCVEGRSDGELPTPISDFEVEFQEHDRKVELLQDRITAVEIHEWDGLSYFKPNFCDKYPLIDSDGISQGVIFHVRPVHDMLLTNLGKIKVPTSLIFTPPSELFTKREWEVLFYILHAFSSKEIAKKIHLSPRSVCNITQNIYRKAGVTSKKQVIEYCYENKINNYVPQSFFECSGSFPLAG; encoded by the coding sequence ATGGATAAGACATTACTAAACTCGCTTGAGGTACTAATCCGGTTCTGGGAACACAGTTCTGAACCGTGGGGGGTTAAAGATAATCAATCAAGATTTATTTATGCAAATAACAGATTCAATAAATTATTAGCTTTACCGGATAATTACTGTGTAGAGGGGCGGTCTGATGGCGAACTTCCCACTCCAATATCAGATTTTGAGGTTGAGTTTCAAGAGCATGACCGTAAGGTAGAGCTATTGCAGGATCGTATAACCGCGGTTGAAATACATGAGTGGGATGGCCTTTCCTATTTTAAGCCTAATTTCTGTGACAAATATCCGTTAATAGATAGCGATGGGATATCGCAAGGTGTTATTTTCCATGTAAGACCTGTGCATGATATGTTGTTAACAAATTTAGGTAAAATAAAAGTCCCCACCTCACTTATCTTTACCCCGCCATCAGAATTATTTACTAAAAGAGAATGGGAGGTGTTGTTTTATATTTTACATGCTTTCTCAAGTAAAGAGATTGCTAAAAAAATCCATTTATCCCCCAGATCAGTCTGCAATATAACTCAAAATATCTATCGAAAGGCCGGTGTGACCAGTAAAAAACAGGTTATAGAATATTGTTATGAAAATAAGATAAATAATTATGTTCCGCAGAGCTTCTTTGAATGCTCAGGTTCCTTCCCACTGGCTGGGTAA
- a CDS encoding helix-turn-helix transcriptional regulator: MRFWEHSSEPWGVKDNQSIYIYGNPRLHKLLALPANFSMDGRLDGEIPSPISDFQAEFQQHDRQVELSQDRVASVDIQLYDGSSYFTPYFSDKYPLIDEHGISQGVICHGRPVQDIMLTRLNKIKVPTSLIFTPPSELFTKREWEVLFYILHAFSSAEIAKKIHLSPRSVCNITQNIYRKVGVTSKKQVVEYCYENKINNYVPQSFFEYSGSFPLI; this comes from the coding sequence ATCCGGTTCTGGGAACACAGTTCTGAACCTTGGGGGGTTAAAGATAATCAATCTATATATATATATGGAAATCCGCGATTACATAAATTGTTAGCCTTACCCGCTAATTTTAGTATGGATGGAAGATTAGATGGTGAGATTCCGTCACCAATATCAGATTTTCAGGCTGAATTTCAGCAGCATGATCGTCAGGTAGAATTATCACAGGACCGCGTAGCATCAGTTGATATTCAGCTATATGATGGCAGTTCATATTTCACACCTTATTTTAGTGACAAATACCCACTAATAGATGAACATGGCATATCCCAAGGTGTTATTTGTCATGGGCGGCCCGTACAAGATATAATGTTGACGCGTTTAAATAAAATAAAAGTCCCTACCTCACTTATCTTTACCCCACCATCAGAATTATTTACTAAAAGAGAATGGGAGGTGCTATTTTATATTTTACATGCCTTTTCAAGCGCTGAGATTGCTAAAAAAATCCATTTATCCCCCAGATCAGTCTGCAATATAACTCAAAATATCTATAGAAAAGTCGGTGTGACCAGTAAAAAACAGGTTGTTGAGTATTGTTATGAAAATAAGATAAATAATTATGTTCCGCAGAGCTTCTTTGAATACTCGGGTTCCTTCCCACTGATATAG
- a CDS encoding AsmA family protein: MKFLRKVLLTVLLLLVLSIVLCYVLLQTSWAAGWLSRWVSDNSEYRLSLGKIDHSWSQPGQVSFSDVTLGRANQPPFLAAQQALFGLSWRQLTEPRHFLSLNLQNGRLILSNSQSPLPLQADTLQLTNMALDTTLEPKNSAAQWKIAGQQVTGGLVPWLPQPGNSLGENAQFQFSAGSLTINGITAQQLYLQGSIQKNALTLTNFGADIAQGELTGNASQAADGSWLVDRLRLSNIRLQTLASVNDVWDTFLQLPPITLKRFDLIDARVEGKNWAFNDLDLTLKNITFKQGDWQTEDGELSFNAGDIIKGNIHLIDPIATFALSPAGVTINQFSTRWQDGLLRTQGNWARNTHRLQLDELTLVALVYTLPADWKQQWQQTLPNWLSEVYVGKLSANRNLLIDINPDFPFQITSLDAAGTNLLLAKNHQWGVWSGSLMLNAGNATFNKNDVRRPSLALNANEQQITFSDLSAFTKEGLLEATASIGQTPARALSLALTGRSVNLDILQNWGWPALPLHGLGNLKLQIKGSLAADTLLKPTVSGSLQATDSNGQQVNQTMQQGELHGIAGQ, encoded by the coding sequence ATGAAATTTCTCAGGAAAGTACTACTAACGGTATTACTGCTACTGGTGCTGTCCATAGTGCTGTGCTACGTATTGCTCCAGACCAGTTGGGCTGCCGGTTGGTTAAGCCGTTGGGTTAGTGATAACAGTGAATATCGCCTCTCTTTGGGAAAAATAGACCACTCATGGTCCCAACCGGGGCAAGTCAGTTTCAGCGATGTTACGCTGGGGCGTGCCAATCAGCCCCCGTTTCTTGCTGCTCAACAAGCGCTATTTGGCCTGAGTTGGCGGCAATTGACCGAACCGCGTCATTTTCTCAGCCTTAATCTGCAAAATGGCCGCTTAATCCTCAGTAACAGCCAATCACCGCTGCCATTACAGGCGGATACTTTGCAGTTAACTAATATGGCCCTCGATACCACTCTTGAGCCGAAAAATTCAGCAGCCCAATGGAAGATTGCGGGTCAGCAAGTGACTGGAGGTTTGGTGCCTTGGCTGCCACAACCCGGTAATAGCCTTGGCGAAAATGCTCAATTTCAGTTTAGTGCCGGCTCTTTAACCATTAATGGTATTACTGCTCAACAACTGTATCTGCAAGGCTCGATACAGAAAAATGCCCTGACCCTAACCAACTTTGGCGCAGATATAGCGCAAGGTGAATTGACAGGTAACGCCAGCCAAGCGGCTGATGGCAGTTGGCTGGTCGATCGCCTGCGGCTCAGCAATATCCGCCTGCAAACGCTAGCATCCGTAAATGATGTCTGGGATACGTTCTTACAACTCCCGCCTATTACGCTAAAACGCTTTGATTTAATTGATGCGCGGGTAGAAGGGAAAAACTGGGCATTTAATGACTTAGATTTGACGCTAAAAAATATCACGTTTAAACAAGGCGATTGGCAAACTGAGGATGGCGAACTGTCCTTCAATGCCGGTGATATTATCAAGGGTAATATTCATCTGATTGACCCAATAGCAACATTCGCTTTATCTCCGGCTGGCGTCACAATTAATCAGTTCTCAACCCGCTGGCAGGATGGTCTATTAAGAACTCAGGGAAATTGGGCGCGCAATACTCATCGCCTACAACTGGATGAACTGACACTGGTCGCGCTGGTTTATACTTTGCCTGCCGATTGGAAGCAACAATGGCAACAAACATTGCCAAACTGGTTGTCTGAGGTGTATGTCGGCAAGCTTAGTGCTAATCGTAACTTGTTGATTGACATCAACCCTGACTTCCCCTTCCAGATTACATCGCTGGACGCCGCTGGCACTAACTTACTGTTGGCAAAAAACCATCAGTGGGGTGTATGGTCTGGCTCATTAATGTTGAATGCAGGTAATGCGACATTTAATAAAAATGATGTTCGCCGCCCGTCACTGGCCTTAAATGCCAATGAACAACAAATTACATTTAGTGATTTAAGCGCGTTCACCAAAGAAGGCTTATTGGAAGCCACTGCCAGTATTGGCCAAACGCCTGCTCGAGCCTTATCACTGGCGCTGACCGGCCGCTCGGTCAATCTGGATATTTTGCAAAACTGGGGCTGGCCAGCATTACCGTTGCATGGCCTGGGCAATCTAAAATTGCAAATAAAAGGCAGTCTGGCCGCAGATACACTATTGAAACCTACGGTTAGTGGCTCTCTACAAGCCACTGACAGCAATGGACAACAAGTGAACCAAACAATGCAGCAGGGTGAGTTGCATGGCATAGCGGGGCAATAG
- a CDS encoding uracil-xanthine permease family protein produces MSTQSAELDTPQQATTRPSELIYRLEDRPPLAQTLFAACQHLLAMFVAVITPGLLICQALGLPAEDTQRIISMSLFASGLASLLQIKTWGPIGSGLLSIQGTSFNFVSPLIMGGLALKNGGADIPTMMAALFGTLMVASCTEIILSRFLHLARRIITPLVSGIVVMIIGLSLIQVGLTSIGGGYGAMSDHTFGAPKNLLLAGAVLVVIILLNRQRNPYLRVASLVIAMAVGYLLAWSLGMLPESRPVVDTALITIPTPLYYGLSFDWNLLVPLMLIFMVTSLETIGDITATSDVSEQPVHGPLYMKRLKGGVLANGLNSMLSAVFNTFPNSCFGQNNGVIQLTGVASRYVGFVVALMLIVLGLFPAVAGFVQHIPEPVLGGATLVMFGTIAASGVRIVSRETLNRRAIMIMALSLAVGMGVAQQPLILQFAPDWIKTLLSSGIAAGGITAIVLNLLFPQEK; encoded by the coding sequence ATGTCTACGCAATCCGCCGAGCTTGATACTCCACAGCAAGCAACCACTCGCCCCAGCGAATTGATTTACCGTTTAGAAGACCGCCCTCCACTCGCCCAAACATTGTTCGCCGCTTGCCAGCATTTATTGGCGATGTTTGTCGCAGTGATAACCCCTGGCCTATTGATTTGTCAGGCTCTGGGGCTACCCGCGGAAGATACCCAACGCATTATTAGCATGTCGCTGTTTGCATCCGGCTTGGCGTCGTTGCTGCAAATTAAAACCTGGGGGCCGATTGGCTCGGGCCTATTATCGATTCAGGGCACCAGTTTTAACTTTGTTTCACCATTAATTATGGGGGGTCTGGCACTGAAAAACGGCGGCGCAGATATCCCAACTATGATGGCGGCACTGTTCGGTACGCTGATGGTGGCGTCCTGCACCGAAATTATACTTTCCCGCTTCCTGCATCTGGCGCGCCGCATTATTACCCCATTGGTATCCGGTATCGTGGTGATGATCATCGGCCTGTCATTGATTCAGGTTGGGCTGACATCTATTGGTGGCGGTTATGGTGCAATGAGTGACCATACCTTTGGTGCACCGAAAAACCTGTTATTAGCAGGTGCCGTATTAGTCGTGATTATTCTCCTCAACCGCCAGCGTAACCCGTATTTGCGTGTGGCCTCGTTGGTCATTGCAATGGCCGTGGGCTACTTGCTGGCCTGGTCGCTGGGTATGTTGCCAGAGAGCCGCCCGGTGGTAGATACCGCACTGATCACCATTCCAACACCGCTCTATTATGGTCTCTCTTTTGACTGGAATCTGCTGGTGCCACTGATGTTAATCTTCATGGTCACCTCACTGGAAACCATCGGTGATATCACCGCGACCTCGGATGTCTCTGAGCAACCGGTTCATGGCCCCTTGTACATGAAGCGCCTAAAAGGTGGTGTGCTGGCGAATGGTTTGAACTCCATGCTGTCAGCCGTATTCAACACCTTCCCTAACTCCTGCTTCGGCCAGAACAATGGTGTGATCCAGTTAACCGGTGTTGCCAGTCGTTATGTCGGTTTCGTTGTCGCACTGATGCTGATTGTGCTGGGTCTGTTCCCAGCGGTTGCGGGTTTCGTGCAACATATTCCTGAGCCCGTTCTGGGGGGCGCTACGCTGGTGATGTTCGGTACCATTGCCGCTTCCGGCGTGCGCATCGTCTCTCGTGAAACACTCAATCGCCGCGCTATTATGATTATGGCTCTGTCATTGGCAGTTGGTATGGGTGTTGCACAACAGCCCCTGATTCTGCAATTTGCGCCAGATTGGATCAAAACGCTGCTTTCTTCCGGGATTGCTGCCGGTGGTATTACTGCCATTGTACTTAACTTGCTCTTCCCACAAGAAAAATAA
- the gltS gene encoding sodium/glutamate symporter gives MFHLDTYGTLVAACLVLLLGRKLVQTVPFLKKYTIPEPVAGGLLVAFLMLLMQKTLGWEISFDMSLKDPLMLAFFATIGLNANLASLRSGGKALSVFVFVVVGLLLMQNAIGIALAKLMGLDPLMGLLAGSITLSGGHGTGAAWSKLFSERYGFENATEVAMACATFGLVLGGLIGGPVARYLVKHSATPDGTPEDSEVPSAFEKPSAGRMITSLVLVETIAMIAICLMAGNVIAGWLLGSMFELPIFVCVLFVGVILSNTLSAIGFYKVFDRAVSVLGNVSLSLFLAMALMSLKLWELASLALPMLVILSVQALAMALYAIFVTYRVMGKNYDAAVLAAGHCGFGLGATPTAIANMQAITDRFGPSHLAFLVVPMVGAFFIDIANAIVIKLYLLLPIFPAVVG, from the coding sequence ATGTTTCATCTCGATACCTATGGCACGCTAGTCGCGGCCTGTTTGGTTTTATTATTAGGCCGAAAACTCGTACAAACTGTCCCATTCCTGAAAAAATATACTATTCCTGAACCGGTAGCTGGGGGTTTGTTGGTTGCCTTCTTGATGTTACTAATGCAAAAGACTCTCGGTTGGGAAATCAGTTTTGATATGTCGCTCAAAGATCCCTTGATGCTGGCATTCTTTGCAACTATTGGTTTGAATGCCAATCTGGCTAGCTTACGTTCCGGTGGCAAGGCCTTGAGCGTATTTGTGTTTGTGGTTGTCGGCTTGCTGTTAATGCAGAACGCGATTGGTATTGCGCTTGCTAAATTGATGGGGCTAGACCCGTTGATGGGGCTATTAGCTGGCTCAATTACCTTATCGGGTGGGCATGGTACTGGCGCTGCTTGGAGTAAACTCTTTTCTGAGCGCTATGGCTTTGAAAATGCGACAGAAGTTGCTATGGCTTGTGCAACATTTGGTTTGGTACTGGGTGGTTTGATTGGTGGCCCGGTAGCTCGCTACCTGGTGAAACACTCTGCTACACCCGATGGTACGCCGGAGGACAGCGAAGTCCCTTCCGCATTTGAAAAGCCTTCGGCGGGGCGCATGATAACCTCGCTGGTGTTAGTTGAAACTATCGCCATGATCGCTATCTGCCTGATGGCCGGCAATGTGATTGCGGGTTGGTTGCTAGGTTCGATGTTTGAGCTGCCAATCTTTGTTTGCGTATTATTTGTCGGAGTTATCCTTAGCAACACATTGTCGGCAATCGGCTTCTATAAAGTCTTTGATCGCGCGGTATCAGTGTTGGGTAACGTTAGTCTGTCACTGTTTTTGGCGATGGCGCTGATGAGCCTAAAACTCTGGGAGCTGGCTTCACTGGCATTACCGATGTTGGTGATTTTGTCCGTTCAGGCACTGGCGATGGCGTTGTACGCTATCTTTGTTACTTATCGTGTCATGGGCAAAAACTATGATGCCGCGGTATTGGCGGCGGGGCATTGTGGTTTCGGCCTTGGCGCGACACCGACTGCGATTGCTAATATGCAAGCCATTACTGACCGGTTTGGTCCGTCTCATTTGGCGTTCTTAGTGGTACCAATGGTTGGCGCATTCTTTATTGATATCGCTAATGCGATCGTGATTAAGCTGTATCTTTTACTACCAATATTCCCAGCGGTGGTAGGGTAA
- the recG gene encoding ATP-dependent DNA helicase RecG, with protein MKGRLLDAVPLSTLSGVGASQAGKLAKMGLETIQDLLLHLPLRYEDRTRLYRIGDLMPGLSVTVEGEVLRSDITFGRRRMMTCQISDGSGVLTLRFFNFNAAMKNSLSPGKHVIAYGEAKRGNTGPEIIHPEYRVHGENIGVELQASLTPVYPTTEGIRQATLRKLIDQALAMLDTCVIAELLPIELSRSLISLPEAIHTLHRPPADIQLADLEQGKHPAQRRLIMEELLAHNLSMLAVRAGAQSYRALPLLAEQQLKQRFLAALPFTPTHAQQRVVAEIEQDMAHNFPMMRLIQGDVGSGKTLVAALAALRAIAHGKQVALMAPTELLAEQHATTFRQWLEPLGLQVGWLAGKQKGKARIAQQEAVASGQVAMVVGTHAMFQEQVQFSGLALVIIDEQHRFGVHQRLALWEKGEEQGFHPHQLIMTATPIPRTLAMTAYADLDTSVIDELPPGRTPVTTVAIPDTRRSDVIQRVKNACLEEGRQAYWVCTLIEESEVLEAQAAEVTCEELKIALPEIKVGLVHGRMKGPEKQAVMLAFKQGELQLLVATTVIEVGVDVPNASLMIIDNPERLGLAQLHQLRGRVGRGAVASHCVLLYKTPLSKTAQMRLQVLRDSNDGFVIAQRDLEIRGPGELLGTRQTGSAEFKVADLLRDQAMIPEVQRVARHLHQQYPEHARALIERWLPERTRYTNA; from the coding sequence ATGAAAGGCCGCCTGCTGGATGCCGTACCCCTCAGTACACTTTCCGGTGTTGGCGCAAGTCAGGCTGGGAAACTGGCTAAAATGGGGCTGGAAACCATCCAAGACCTACTGCTTCACCTCCCATTGCGTTATGAAGATCGTACAAGGCTATATCGCATCGGCGATTTAATGCCTGGCCTCTCCGTTACCGTTGAGGGTGAGGTTCTGCGTTCAGATATTACCTTTGGCCGCCGCCGCATGATGACCTGCCAAATCAGCGACGGTAGCGGTGTTCTCACTCTGCGTTTCTTTAACTTCAACGCTGCAATGAAAAACAGTCTGTCTCCGGGGAAGCATGTTATCGCCTACGGCGAAGCCAAACGGGGTAATACTGGGCCGGAGATCATTCATCCTGAATATCGGGTGCATGGCGAGAATATTGGCGTTGAATTGCAAGCATCACTGACACCGGTTTATCCCACCACCGAAGGGATTCGTCAGGCGACATTGCGCAAACTTATCGATCAAGCACTGGCGATGCTGGATACCTGTGTTATTGCCGAATTATTGCCGATTGAGTTAAGCCGCTCACTCATTAGCTTGCCAGAAGCTATTCATACTCTGCATCGCCCACCAGCAGATATTCAATTGGCAGATTTAGAGCAGGGCAAGCACCCTGCACAGCGGCGATTAATCATGGAAGAACTGCTCGCTCATAACCTCAGTATGCTGGCTGTCCGAGCGGGTGCGCAGAGTTATCGGGCATTACCGCTCTTGGCAGAGCAGCAACTCAAACAACGTTTTCTGGCCGCCCTACCTTTCACCCCCACTCACGCGCAACAACGAGTAGTGGCGGAGATCGAGCAAGATATGGCCCATAACTTCCCAATGATGCGATTGATTCAAGGGGATGTTGGCTCCGGGAAAACATTGGTTGCAGCACTGGCCGCACTGCGTGCCATTGCTCACGGCAAGCAGGTTGCCTTAATGGCACCCACCGAGTTACTGGCAGAACAGCATGCCACCACTTTTCGCCAATGGCTCGAACCCTTAGGGCTGCAAGTGGGCTGGCTGGCTGGCAAGCAAAAAGGTAAAGCGCGTATAGCGCAGCAAGAAGCGGTTGCCAGCGGTCAGGTTGCGATGGTTGTTGGCACCCACGCGATGTTTCAAGAACAGGTGCAGTTCTCTGGACTGGCGCTGGTTATTATTGATGAACAACATCGTTTTGGTGTTCATCAACGGCTCGCTTTATGGGAAAAGGGCGAGGAACAAGGCTTCCATCCGCATCAGTTAATTATGACCGCAACCCCAATTCCAAGAACGCTAGCCATGACTGCCTATGCTGATCTTGATACCTCGGTAATTGACGAGCTTCCGCCAGGCAGAACGCCAGTGACCACAGTAGCAATCCCTGATACCCGCCGCAGTGATGTTATCCAACGAGTTAAAAATGCCTGTCTGGAAGAGGGGCGGCAAGCTTATTGGGTCTGCACACTGATTGAGGAATCTGAAGTACTGGAAGCGCAGGCCGCCGAGGTAACGTGTGAAGAACTGAAAATTGCGTTGCCGGAAATTAAAGTCGGCTTAGTTCATGGGCGCATGAAAGGGCCGGAGAAACAGGCCGTTATGCTGGCCTTTAAACAGGGTGAGTTGCAACTCTTGGTCGCCACCACGGTGATCGAGGTTGGGGTGGATGTGCCTAACGCCAGCCTGATGATAATCGATAACCCAGAACGCTTGGGGTTAGCGCAATTACATCAGTTACGAGGGCGTGTTGGCCGTGGTGCTGTCGCCTCTCATTGCGTATTACTCTATAAAACACCGTTGAGTAAAACCGCCCAAATGCGTTTACAAGTGTTGCGTGATAGCAACGATGGCTTTGTGATTGCACAGCGGGATTTGGAAATCCGTGGTCCTGGCGAGTTGTTGGGAACGCGGCAAACCGGAAGCGCGGAGTTTAAAGTGGCCGATTTACTGCGTGATCAAGCAATGATTCCCGAAGTTCAACGAGTAGCTCGCCATCTGCATCAGCAATACCCAGAGCATGCACGCGCCTTGATCGAACGCTGGTTACCAGAGCGAACACGTTACACTAACGCTTAA
- the trmH gene encoding tRNA (guanosine(18)-2'-O)-methyltransferase TrmH yields the protein MNPQRYARICEMLATRQPDLTVCLEQVHKPHNVSAIIRTADAVGIHQVHAIWPTTQMYTRLSSAAGSNSWVQVKTHTHISDAIAHLKSQNMQILATHLSDNAVDFREIDYTRPTCILMGQEKTGITEEALALADQDIIIPMIGMVQSLNVSVASALILYEAQRQRQNAGMYQRAKSVLPEDEQQRLLFEGGYPVLAQVAKRKGLPQPHIDEQGQVIADAQWWSAMQSTES from the coding sequence ATGAATCCTCAACGCTATGCGCGGATTTGTGAAATGCTTGCGACCAGGCAGCCCGATTTAACGGTTTGCCTGGAGCAAGTACATAAACCTCATAATGTATCCGCTATCATTCGTACTGCTGATGCCGTCGGTATTCATCAAGTACATGCAATTTGGCCAACGACTCAGATGTATACAAGGTTGTCCTCCGCAGCCGGAAGCAACAGTTGGGTGCAAGTCAAAACACACACTCATATTAGTGATGCCATTGCTCATCTAAAATCACAGAATATGCAAATTCTGGCGACTCATTTATCTGATAATGCTGTTGATTTTCGCGAAATAGACTATACGCGCCCAACCTGTATTTTGATGGGGCAGGAGAAGACCGGTATCACTGAGGAAGCGTTAGCACTCGCGGACCAAGACATCATTATTCCGATGATCGGTATGGTGCAATCACTCAATGTTTCTGTCGCCTCTGCGTTGATTTTATATGAAGCCCAACGACAGCGGCAAAATGCGGGTATGTATCAGCGAGCAAAAAGTGTATTGCCCGAAGATGAGCAACAAAGGTTGCTGTTTGAGGGGGGCTACCCCGTATTGGCACAAGTCGCCAAACGCAAAGGACTGCCTCAACCGCATATTGATGAGCAGGGTCAGGTCATTGCCGATGCGCAATGGTGGTCTGCTATGCAATCCACGGAGTCTTAA